In Crinalium epipsammum PCC 9333, the genomic window ACCCACAATAAAATCACGAGTGGGATGTTCAGCCACATAGAGAATCGCATCAGCAACCAAACCCGCTTCGTAATAAGGCGGTATCCCTGTGGGCTTAACGCCTAGCTTGGTGCGAACCTTATTGTAGAATGGTGTGTTGATTACTGCTGGTTTAATACTTGTAACGCTAATAGGCATTTTCTCGTGTGCAAGCTCTACACGCAAAGATTCTATGAAGCCTTCAACCCCGTGTTTTGCTGCACTATAAGGGCTTTGTAGAGGAAGCGATCGCACTCCCTCCATTGAGGAAATATGAATTAAGGCTCCCCGCCCTTCGCGCTTGAGATGAGGTAACGCCACCATTGCCCCATATACTTGCCCCATCAAGTTAACGTCAATCACCCGCTTAAATTCTTCTGGTGTGATTTGGGCAAATTGCGCGAGAATGCCAGTAGCCGCCGCATGAACCCAAGTATCAAGCCGTCCGTATTGCTCAATTGTATAATCTGCGATCGCTTTTACCTGCTGGAAATCTGCTACATCTGCAACAATAGCCACAGCTTCTCCACCAGCGCGTTGTATTTCATCCACTAAGGAATCTAATCCAGACTTGCTACGAGCAGAAACTACTACCTTTGCACCTCGTGCAGCAAACCGGAGCGCTGTTTCCCGCCCTATGCCACTTGAAGCACCAACTACGGCGACTACCTGTTGGTTAATTGGCTTTAATTGCATTTGTGAAGATCCTTCTAAATATTGCCTTTTTAAACTGGCTCAATTAATTGCCCTCATTCTAGGCAGTAAGTAGGATATTTTCCTCTAACCAGTGAGCGCCATTATTCAGCACTTTTTCTGTCTGTAGATGGAGTTTTTATTTAGCAGCAACGGTCTACATAATTAGTTATTCTTCTCAGTATTTATTAATCAAATACTCATCTGCTACATATCTAAATTTTATCTATGTTTATAAAAACACAGTAGTTTGCTAAAATATTTGTAGAAAAAACTAATCATGCTTACCTAGTTAAATTTACATTTATATTTTTTAAATTAAAAGTTTTTCAACTTCACGTAACCTGTAATAGTCCAATTTCTATTCTTTCACTATTCATTTGTTTAATTACAGAAAATAGTAGCAAACTTAATGGCGTGAGCTTAAAAAACTTTCATCTCACTGATAATCAAGCAGATTAATTCTGGCTAACAGATTGGTAAGAAATATCAAGTAACTGCTCAATTTTAAAAATAAACTTATTTATTTTAGGGGTTAAAAATTATGGACACACAACAAAACCAACCTAGTTTACAACCGCAAAATCACCCTAAAGATTGGTCATGGCGGTTTTGGCCTCTTGTACCACTTTACCCTTATGGCAAACGGCGGACAATTTGTAGGGAAGTAGTTAAAAACACTATTTGGACATTCGATCAAATTCAGGGCATTCTCTACACTATTGTCCCGATTCGTATGACTGTAGTTAAGCTGTTTTCAGGTGGTCTTTTAGTTTATGCTCCCGTTGCCCCTACGCCAGAGTGTATCCGGCTTGTTAAGGAGTTAGCTGCTGTTCACGGTGATGTTAAATACATCATTTTGCCTACCAGTTCTGGTTTAGAACACAAAGTTTTTGTTGGCCCCTTCGCCAGATATTTTACCCAGGCACAGGTTTATGTTGCCCCTTCTCAGTGGAGTTTCCCATTCAACCTGCCGCTTACTTGGCTTGGTTTTCCCAAAAATCGCACACACTTACTCCCTGTTGATAGCAACCAAGCACCTTTTGCTTCGGAGTTTGATTATGCAGTACTCGATATTAACCTGGGGCGGGGTTCGTTTGTAGAAGTGGCAATGTTTCACAAAAATTCCCACACACTACTGGTAACTGACTCTGTGATATCTGTTTCAGAAGACCCACCAGCCATTACCCAACTAGACCCTTATCCCTTACTATTTCATGCTAGGGATAATGCCTCTGAAGAAATTGAAGATAATGCCACAAACCGCCGTAAAGGATGGCAACGCATCTCCTTGTTTGCAGTTTACTTCAGTCCGAGCGCGTTGGAAATGACTGGATTCGGTCAAGCTTTGCGCGATGCGTTTAAAGCCCCTAATCGCTCCATTAAAGCTTACTTTGGTTGGTTTCCGTTTCGTTGGAAAGAAAACTGGAAACAGTCATTTGATGCTCTGCGAGGGGGTGGACGTTTGTTTGTAGCACCTATTTTGCAAACTCTGATTCTTCCACAAGCACCAATGCAAGTGAT contains:
- a CDS encoding DUF4336 domain-containing protein, encoding MDTQQNQPSLQPQNHPKDWSWRFWPLVPLYPYGKRRTICREVVKNTIWTFDQIQGILYTIVPIRMTVVKLFSGGLLVYAPVAPTPECIRLVKELAAVHGDVKYIILPTSSGLEHKVFVGPFARYFTQAQVYVAPSQWSFPFNLPLTWLGFPKNRTHLLPVDSNQAPFASEFDYAVLDINLGRGSFVEVAMFHKNSHTLLVTDSVISVSEDPPAITQLDPYPLLFHARDNASEEIEDNATNRRKGWQRISLFAVYFSPSALEMTGFGQALRDAFKAPNRSIKAYFGWFPFRWKENWKQSFDALRGGGRLFVAPILQTLILPQAPMQVINWASQVASWDFNQIIPCHFDAPIAATPREFRQAFAFLEKKNERSENPPLPEVDCKFIQELEANLLKMGIATPPKEKV
- a CDS encoding SDR family oxidoreductase produces the protein MQLKPINQQVVAVVGASSGIGRETALRFAARGAKVVVSARSKSGLDSLVDEIQRAGGEAVAIVADVADFQQVKAIADYTIEQYGRLDTWVHAAATGILAQFAQITPEEFKRVIDVNLMGQVYGAMVALPHLKREGRGALIHISSMEGVRSLPLQSPYSAAKHGVEGFIESLRVELAHEKMPISVTSIKPAVINTPFYNKVRTKLGVKPTGIPPYYEAGLVADAILYVAEHPTRDFIVGDVGRILDVLQRLSPELVDALLVAVGDLGQRTNEPKSEADPDNVFEPIEGYNKVEGDFGHLVVPSITDWLDKNPMLKWGAVTSTALGALALFNAYMSNSDDGL